GCGCGGCCCAGCCGCGCATGTACTGCCGGTCGACCTCCCGGACTGCGTCGGCCACGGCGTGCGCATCCCGGAGCTGAAGATCCGAATCGCCCTCCCGCGACCAGACGAGCTTGGACAGGATGAGGTCCTCGGGGGCAACGACCGCCACGCGTGCGCCGCCGACATTGACGGTCCGCCGGCGCGCGAACTCCGCAACGCGGTATGGATCGTCCTTCCGCACGATGAAGTCGGCCTTGATCATCCACTTCGAGTGGATGATGTTGAACGAGCCCCTGCGCTCCACGGCGGTTCGGATGGCGGCCCGGTCCGCGTAGCAGTCTCCTTGGAACAACGCCGCGATCGTCTCCGCGTCGGCCGGCCTGCACTCGATGACCAGGTCGAGGTCCCGCGTCATCCGGGGGACCGCGTAGAACGCCATCGCCATCGAGCCGGTCATCATGTATGGAATCCCGGCGGAGTCAAGCCTCTGCACGATGAGCTTGAGAAACTCGATCTGCTCGTTGACGGACTCGCTCACGCTCTCTCGTACTCCCTCTTCACGATGAGGAAGTCGTCCCACATCGGCCGCTTGTAGTTCGGGTCGCGCAGCGCCGCCGCGGGATGATACGTCGGGATGACCCGGATGTCGCCATATCGGTAGATCTTCCCGCGCATGCTGCCCATCGAGCCCTTGAGCCCGAGGAGCGTCGTGGTCGCGGGCAGCCCGAGCGCGCAGACGACCCTCGGCTTGATGAGCTCGAGCTGCTTCACGAGGTACGGCGAGCACGCGTCGATCTCGCTCGTGAGCGGCGTCCTGTTGTTCGGCGGACGGCACTTGATGATGTTGCCGATGTACACGTCGTCGCGCGCGATGCCCGCCGCGTCGAGGATCTTGTTGAGCAGTTGCCCCGCGCGGCCGACGAACGGGATGCCCTGCACGTCCTCGTCGTGGCCCGGCGCCTCGCCGATGAACATGAGCCGCGCGTGCGGGTTCCCGACGCCGAAGACGACCTTCGTCCGGGTCCGCGCGAGCTCGCACCTGTCGCATGCCGACGCGAGCCGCTCGACCTCGTCCAGCGCCGCGCACCGCTCGAGCGGCGACGGCTCGGTGAACATGTCGGGCGCTCCCTTCTTCTTGGCGCCGAGGATGGACTCGACGACGACCACCTCGGGCTCGCGCGCGGGAGCGCCCGCCGCGGCCGCGCGCGCTGCCGGCGCGGTCGGCGGAGTCGGCGCCTCCGTCGCCCCGCCGCCCGCCAGGCACGCCAGACCGCTCTTCAGCGCCGCCGCGACGTCGGGCGCGAGGTACAGCTCCTGCTCGCCCTCTGCGGCGAGCTGGGAGAGGTACTGCGCGAGGAGTCCCCTCGCCTCGCGGCCGTCCCGTGCGCTCATCGCCATCCCCGTGCTCTCATCGCCCGTCCCGCCCGCTCATCGCCCGCCCCACCCGAGTTCGGCGATCGCGCGTGAGAGCACGATGTCCGAAAGCTGCAGCTTCGGTAGTTTCGCCACAGGCTCCACGGCGCCCGACCGCCCGACGATCGTCACCACGTTCGTCCCCGTCCCGAACCCGGCGCCCTCTACCGTGGGGTCGTTCGCCACGATGAGGTCGAGCTCCTTCTCGGCGAGCTTGCGCTTCGCGTTCGCCACGAGTTCGTCGGTCTCGAGCGCGAAGCCCACGACGCCGACGCCGGGCCGCTTCGCCTTCGCGACCTCGGACAGGATGTCCTCGGTGCGCTCGAGCTCGAGCGTGAGCTTCGGCGCGGTCTTCTTGATCTTCCCGGCCGACGGCGAGACGGGCCGATAGTCGGCGGGCGCCGCGGCCATGACGACGAGGTCGGTCTCGGGAAGCTCGGCGAGCACCGCGTCGCGCATCTCGCGCGTCGTGCGGACGCGGACGAACCTGAGCCCCGCGGGCGCCGCGAGCGCGGTCGGGCCGGACACGAGCACCACGTCCGCCCCGCGCGCGACCGCCCGCTCCGCGATCGCGTACCCCATCGTGCCGGTCGAGGGGTTCCCGACGTGCCGCACCGGGTCGATGGGCTCCTCGGTCGGCCCGGCCGTCACGAGCACGCGCTTCCCCGCGAGGTCCTGCGGCGGCAGAAGAACGCCGAGCGCGGCGCGCAGGATGTCCTCGGGGTCGGCGAGCCTGCCGCGCCCGACCGCGCCGCTGGCCAGCCGCCCCACCTCCGGCTCCACGACGATGACCCCGCGCCGCCTGAGCGTCTCGAGGTTCTCGGTCACCGCCGCGGACTCCATCATGTTCACGTTCATCGCCGGCGCGACGATGACCGGGCACGCCATCGCGAGAAGCTCGGTGGAAAGGAAGTCGTCGGCGACGCCCGTTGCGAACTTCCCGATGATGTTCGCCGTCGCGGGCGCGACGATGGCCAGGCTCGCCGCCTC
This DNA window, taken from Candidatus Effluviviaceae Genus I sp., encodes the following:
- a CDS encoding uracil-DNA glycosylase, coding for MFTEPSPLERCAALDEVERLASACDRCELARTRTKVVFGVGNPHARLMFIGEAPGHDEDVQGIPFVGRAGQLLNKILDAAGIARDDVYIGNIIKCRPPNNRTPLTSEIDACSPYLVKQLELIKPRVVCALGLPATTTLLGLKGSMGSMRGKIYRYGDIRVIPTYHPAAALRDPNYKRPMWDDFLIVKREYERA
- the coaBC gene encoding bifunctional phosphopantothenoylcysteine decarboxylase/phosphopantothenate--cysteine ligase CoaBC — translated: MAAPLAGRTVVLGVTGSIAAFKVPHVVSRLTALGANVVVVMTANATRFVAPLTFETLSGNEVITDMWPERKAGVAPVEEAVSGRERLRHVHLAEAASLAIVAPATANIIGKFATGVADDFLSTELLAMACPVIVAPAMNVNMMESAAVTENLETLRRRGVIVVEPEVGRLASGAVGRGRLADPEDILRAALGVLLPPQDLAGKRVLVTAGPTEEPIDPVRHVGNPSTGTMGYAIAERAVARGADVVLVSGPTALAAPAGLRFVRVRTTREMRDAVLAELPETDLVVMAAAPADYRPVSPSAGKIKKTAPKLTLELERTEDILSEVAKAKRPGVGVVGFALETDELVANAKRKLAEKELDLIVANDPTVEGAGFGTGTNVVTIVGRSGAVEPVAKLPKLQLSDIVLSRAIAELGWGGR